The Synechococcus sp. HK05 DNA segment GCAGCGCTGGCAGGGCGAGCGCGAGGAGCTGGCGGAGTTGCGGCAGCTCCTCGCCGACGACGAGAGCTTGCGGCTGCAGATCGCCGAGGCTGAGCGCGATGGCGATCTGGAGGAAGCGGCCCGGTTGCAATACGACCAGCTGCACGGCGTGCAACAGCGCCGCAGCGAGCTGGAGGCGCAACTGCAGGAGCAGCAGCGAGCGGGCCAGTCGTTGCTGCGCGAGCAGGTGGAAGAGGGCGACATCGCTGATGTGGTGGCCCGCTGGACCGGGATTCCCGTGCAGCGCCTGATGGCGGGCGAACGCCAGAAGTTGCTGGAGCTGGAGCAGCGGCTGGGTGAGCGGGTGATCGGCCAACAGGAGCCGGTGGCGGCGGTGGCGGCAGCGATCCGCCGGGCTCGGGCGGGGATGAAAGATCCGCGCCGGCCGGTGGGTTCGTTCCTGTTCCTGGGCCCCACCGGTGTGGGTAAAACCGAGCTGGCCAAGGCCCTGGCCGCGGCGCTGTTCGATGAGGAGGAGGCGCTGGTGCGGCTCGACATGAGCGAGTTCATGGAGCGCAACGCCGTGGCGCGCTTGCTGGGTGCTCCTCCTGGCTATGTGGGCTACGAGGAGGGGGGGCAGCTCACCGAGGCGGTGCGTCGCCGTCCCTATGCGGTGCTGCTGCTCGATGAGGTGGAGAAGGCCCACCCGGATGTGTTCAACGTGCTGTTGCAGGTGCTCGATGACGGCCGCCTCACCGATTCCCAGGGCCGCACCGTGGATTTCCGCCACACCGTGGTGGTGATGACCAGCAACCTCGCCAGCCGCGCGATCCTCGACCACGCCCGCAGCTCGGGTGATCCGGCGCAGCTGGAGCAGCAGGTGGAGCAGGCCCTGGCCAGCCAGTTCCGCCCCGAATTCCTCAACCGCATTGATGAGGTGATCCGCTTCCAGCCCCTCGGCCCCGAGCAGCTGCAGCGCATCGTGCATCTGCAGCTGGCGGAGTTGGCTGCCCTGCTGCGGGAGCAGGGGTTGGAGCTGCAGGTGGAGGAGCCGGTGGTGCCTTGGCTGGCCCAACAGGGCTACGAGCCGGAATACGGGGCGCGGCCCCTGCGCCGGCTGTTGCGCCGGCGCATCGAAAATCCATTGGCCACCGAGCTGCTCGAGGAGCGCTTCCTCGGGGCCTCCGCCGTGCAGGTGAGCCTGCAGGAGGCGGAGGGGCAGCTGCGCTTCAGCCCGATCAGCCAGGCGGTTTGATCACGTCCGGTAGGGTGGCTGTTTGCGCAACAGCGCGCGCCCTCGCTCTGCGAACACCTTCTGGACACCGCGGTGGAAACCCCGACTGAGCCACAACCCAATCCGCCAGCCCCCGGGCCTTCTGCTGAACCCACCCCAGCCCCCTCCGGCTTTGTGGGCAGCACGGTGGCCGAGCTGCGCAAGGTGGTGTGGCCCAGCCGCCAGCAGCTGTTTGCCGAATCGGTGGCCGTGATTCTGATGGTGACCCTCTCGGCCTTTGCCATCGCCGCCATCGACCGCTTCTACAGCTGGGTGAATGCCCAGGTGTTCCGCTGAGTTCTCCTTCCCCTTTGCCGTTGCCCGTGTCCGACGTTGATCTGAGCGATCTGAGCACCGAAGATCTGGCCGTTCCCGAGCTGGTGGATGCGGCCGAGCCCGCTGCTGCTCCCGCCGCCGAAGGTCGTGCTCCCATCGCCCGCTGGTACGCCGTGCAGGTGGCCTCCAGCTGTGAGAAGAAAGTGAAGGCCACGCTCGAGCAGCGTGCCGTGACCCTGGGCGTGGACAACCGCATCCTTGAGATCGAGATCCCCCAGACCCCGGCGGTGAAGCTCAAGAAAGACGGCAGCCGCACCAGCACCGAAGAAAAGGTGTTCCCCGGCTACGTGCTCGTGCGCATGGTGCTGGATGAAGACACGATGATGGCGGTGCGCAGCACCCCGAACGTGATCAACTTCGTGGGCGCTGAAGATCGCCGCGCCACCGGCAAGGCCCGCGGTCACATCAAGCCTCGCCCCCTGAGCCGCTCGGAGGTGGATCGCATCTTCAAGCGTGCGGCCGAGAAGAAGCCTGTGGTGAAGGTCGACCTCACCGAGGGCGATCAGATCCTCGTGACCGCTGGTCCGTTCAAGGACTTCCAGGGCGAGGTGATCGAAGTGTCGGGCGAGCGCAACAAGCTCAAAGCCCTGCTGTCGATCTTCGGCCGGGAAACCCCGGTGGAACTCGAGTTCGCTCAGATCAGCAAGCAGAGCTGATTCCGGTGCGGCCGTCTCCCTGCGGAGGGCGGCCACAGGCTGGGTTCCGGTCTCCGGGATCCGCCGCACCCGCTGCCCTAGGGTCGCGGATCCGCAGATTGCTCAAGCCGCCAGGACGATGGCAAAAAAAGTTGTAGCTGTGATCAAGCTGGCCCTCCAGGCCGGCAAAGCCAACCCCGCGCCGCCGGTGGGCCCTGCCCTCGGTCAGCACGGCGTCAACATCATGGCGTTCTGCAAGGAGTACAACGCTCGGACGCAGGACAAGGCTGGCTATGTGATCCCGGTTGAAATCTCGGTCTTTGAAGACCGCAGTTTCACCTTCATCACCAAAACCCCTCCCGCTTCCGTGCTGATCACCAAGGCAGCCGGGATCGAGAAGGGTGCCGCCACCTCCTCCAAGGGTTCCGTGGGCGCTATCAGCCGCGCACAGCTCGAGGAGATCGCCAAGACCAAGCTGCCCGACCTCAACTGCACCAGCGTTGAGTCGGCCATGCGCATCATCGAAGGCACCGCCCGCAACATGGGCGTCGCCGTGAAGGACTGAGATCAGTGGGCCTCGGCCCAGCCCTGATCCCACGCCACGTTTTGTCCCTTATCGGGGGAGAGCCCTTCGGCTCGCCTGCACCCCACGCCTGACATGCCCAAAGTTTCTAAGCGTTATTCCGCCGCCTTCGGCAAGGTTGAGACCCGCACCTACTCCCCGCTCGAAGCGGTGGAACTGGTGAAGGCCAACGCCACCGCCAAGTTCGACGAGACCGTTGAGGCCCACGCCCGCCTCGGTATCGACCCCAAGTACACCGACCAGCAGCTGCGTACCACCGTGGCGCTGCCCCACGGCACCGGCCAGAGCATCCGCATCGCCGTGATCGCCCGTGGTGAAAAGGTGGCTGAGGCCAAGGCCGCCGGCGCCGACCTGGCTGGTGACGACGATCTGGTTGACACCATCGCCAAAGGCGAGCTGGAGTTCGATCTGCTGATCGCCACCCCGGACATGATGCCCAAGGTGGCCAAGCTGGGTCGTGTGCTCGGTCCCCGTGGCCTGATGCCGAACCCCAAGGCCGGCACCGTGACCACCGACCTGGCCTCCGCTATCAACGAGTTCAAGGCCGGCAAACTCGAGTTCCGCGCCGACCGCACCGGCATCGTGCACGTGCGTTTCGGTAAAGCCAGCTTCGACGCCGCCAAGCTGCTCGACAACCTCAAGGCCCTCCAGGAGACCATCGACCGCAACAAGCCCAGCGGTGCGAAGGGTCGCTACTGGAAGAGCCTCTACATCACCTCCACCATGGGTCCCTCGGTGGAAGTGGATGTGTCGGCTCTGCAGGACATCAAGCAGGAAGGCTGATCCGGCTTTCCAGAGCTGGCTCTCCCCCAGCCTCCTTTGCCCCCGCCCCGGCGGGGGCTTTGTTGTAGGTTGGATTGCTGGCTTAGGCCAGAAGGGCACGCGCCCTACCCAAGACAGCAGGTCTGCTCAAGGCCAGCGCTCACTTCGGTGAATCGCTGCCGACAGCCGTAAACCCTGCCGAGGTGCACGCGACTGGTTTTGCCCTGGCGGTTCGCTGCCGGGGGAATGCAAGCCGCAGCCCCTCGAGTGCATCCGCACTGGGGCTGCGTACCCGGCTTGTTCCCCCGATCCGTTCCGTTTCCCATGGGCCGCACGCTGGAGAACAAGCAACAGATCGTCGAAGAGCTCAAGCAGCTCCTCGGTGAGGCCGAAATGGCGCTGGTTCTTGATTACAAGGGCCTGTCCATCAAGGAGATGTCTGATCTGCGGACCCGTCTGCAGGCCAGCAACGGTGTGTGCAAGGTGACCAAAAACACCTTGATGCGCCGTGCCATTGATGGCAACAGCGCTTGGTCGGAACTGGATTCCCTCCTCACCGGCACCAACGCCTTCGTGCTCGTTAAGGGCGACGTGGGTGGTGCCGTGAAGGCCGTTCAGGCCTTCCAGAAGGACACCAAGAAATCGGAAACGAAGGGCGGCCTTTTCGAAGGCAAGCTCCTCTCGCAATCCGAGATCAAGGCCATCGGGGATCTGCCCTCCAAGGAGGTGCTCATGGCGCAGATCGCCGGTGCGATCAACGCCGTGGCCACCAAGGTGGCTGTGGGCATCAACGAAGTTCCCTCCGGTCTTGCCCGGGCGCTCAAGCAGCACGCCGACGGCGAGGGCACGGCCAACTGAGGCCTGCTCTGCTGAGCTCTCCGCTCCGACTG contains these protein-coding regions:
- the secE gene encoding preprotein translocase subunit SecE is translated as METPTEPQPNPPAPGPSAEPTPAPSGFVGSTVAELRKVVWPSRQQLFAESVAVILMVTLSAFAIAAIDRFYSWVNAQVFR
- the nusG gene encoding transcription termination/antitermination protein NusG gives rise to the protein MSDVDLSDLSTEDLAVPELVDAAEPAAAPAAEGRAPIARWYAVQVASSCEKKVKATLEQRAVTLGVDNRILEIEIPQTPAVKLKKDGSRTSTEEKVFPGYVLVRMVLDEDTMMAVRSTPNVINFVGAEDRRATGKARGHIKPRPLSRSEVDRIFKRAAEKKPVVKVDLTEGDQILVTAGPFKDFQGEVIEVSGERNKLKALLSIFGRETPVELEFAQISKQS
- the rplK gene encoding 50S ribosomal protein L11 encodes the protein MAKKVVAVIKLALQAGKANPAPPVGPALGQHGVNIMAFCKEYNARTQDKAGYVIPVEISVFEDRSFTFITKTPPASVLITKAAGIEKGAATSSKGSVGAISRAQLEEIAKTKLPDLNCTSVESAMRIIEGTARNMGVAVKD
- the rplA gene encoding 50S ribosomal protein L1, translated to MPKVSKRYSAAFGKVETRTYSPLEAVELVKANATAKFDETVEAHARLGIDPKYTDQQLRTTVALPHGTGQSIRIAVIARGEKVAEAKAAGADLAGDDDLVDTIAKGELEFDLLIATPDMMPKVAKLGRVLGPRGLMPNPKAGTVTTDLASAINEFKAGKLEFRADRTGIVHVRFGKASFDAAKLLDNLKALQETIDRNKPSGAKGRYWKSLYITSTMGPSVEVDVSALQDIKQEG
- the rplJ gene encoding 50S ribosomal protein L10 encodes the protein MGRTLENKQQIVEELKQLLGEAEMALVLDYKGLSIKEMSDLRTRLQASNGVCKVTKNTLMRRAIDGNSAWSELDSLLTGTNAFVLVKGDVGGAVKAVQAFQKDTKKSETKGGLFEGKLLSQSEIKAIGDLPSKEVLMAQIAGAINAVATKVAVGINEVPSGLARALKQHADGEGTAN